A section of the Euwallacea similis isolate ESF13 chromosome 9, ESF131.1, whole genome shotgun sequence genome encodes:
- the Dscam4 gene encoding cell adhesion molecule Dscam1 isoform X1, translating to MKSFAGCSWILQFGVLWTIFSTVISWGGLSGSGADLQGPFFVVEPAHRVEFGAATGGRVDCTGHGSPPPDIEWILADGTAVQQVPNVRLIFPNGSLVFPPFGKEQYRHDTHTATYRCKLKSTLGVVYSREVHVKAVIKQDYDVQVHDEYVIAGNTAVLKCKIPNYVSDYVMVTSWVQDESVNIYPNTDIGGKYVVLANGDLYISNAGPGDGYKNYACRTVHRLTGELQTSTYPGRIIVTEPKGNVQPRITVDKFNAKRAVVGDDVTLPCVAQGHPVPGYYWKKEEEGQMAPVPLGERVALLTAGLLRISKIRLEDGGVYVCFANNSAGEESVRVTLEVTSSLSAHIQPQMLVVDVGKDASFQCVVNGNPVAQVNWMHNGKPVAADNRVEVKKDPPRLTIKQLTKDDRGMYQCFAFNNWDQAQGTAELDMGDAGPELIYWFAEQTLQPGPMVSLKCVASGNPPPQFTWALDGFPIPDSSRFLVGQYVTIQDDVISHVNITNVKAEDGGEYSCTAHNSVGKVSHSARVNVYGLPFIREMHKVIGVAGTSLVVKCPVAGYPIETITWEREGQVLPVNARQRVYPNGTLYVAQTQRKEDAGTYTCQAQNRQRNSARRDVEVQVIVPPKILPINPMTDLLREGMRAAITCQIMEGDLPITFSWERDGKPIINNAALGTAIRRIDEFSSSLIIDQVSSQHSGNYTCVASNVAGKERYIVPLTVNVPPRWTSEPSDSSVAAGQDAIIHCQADGYPKPLITWRKAVGEQPGEYKDFHYEPNVQQYQNGSLGFTHISKENEGQYLCEAKNNIGAGISKVIFLRVNAPAHFAQKSKQVQVVKGEQAHLQCAATGDTPMMINWKVGGQHISKDGDGRYSIREQSLADGMVSELGIERTIRQDTGIFICSASNAYGSDDMNIQLIVQEIPEAPRNVRVVDQQSRSIGITWTYPYAGNSPITNYIVQYKPGAEVWPNQPSKVTAPGAQTSATISNLRPAQVYHLRVLAENRLGLSEPSQTVQVNTLEEVPSGAPVDIRAEAKTSTELVVTWEPPVRETWNGNLLGYHVGYQEMDEETNSVTQSYVFKSVEVRPHYGGEAVLQGLSKFSTYSIIVQAYNSRGSGPASAPVTARTLEDAPTLPPENVQCSVLNAQSLHISWEPPLPVGRNGVIQGYKVTYHSVGEWYDNDDQQTKIISQLRTTISGLRKFTNYSMTVLAYTGSGDGVRSSPVYCQTEEDVPSAPAQIKAVLSAPNKILVSWLPPKFSNGPLTGYTFYMSIMEDGQEEGTHKRALSPQTEMHEVVRGHETNTLQFWVTASTRIGEGESTRVITVTPSKNVPAKIASFGREVVSAWKQNIYLHCKRVGIPLPNAVWKLNEMPLEVGGRRGILPNATLVIKDIQNVDQANYSCAVENQYGKDEIVYTLKVLVPPEAPILNVVEAFTDSLQLRWVDQGNGGSPILGYVINYKRDRGDWEELQIPARTDEHMLRNLWCGSRYLLYITAFNRIGTGLPCDIVTAHTKGTVPVQPKQSQMLTMNATVATVWLDSWGDGGCGILHFAIFYRPMRHNSWTTAANHVKPTERIYSIVDLYPGTEYQMKVTAHNNAGDTEALYNFTTLTFAGVVPELSPPVSHSGDQSFYLNAKLLVPMVSSIVISVAIFVALLYRRKRLSERNTQNHSMGESPTIAQIQNKQNRDQQYLAVRVGRGPQPLEVEDPYKPESSDYIEDICPYATFQLSKPTYSESSYSGNVYSGPYHSVRGSFVYHDVKPPPNDKFKLGHNKEPEYTKVRRKGGGRLRDPHSESQESDNLGSTDSEVKKILTLHLPISEYDTLGSDSDGDARAASQELVSFGHRMRGGTEGSSTSSESPPSGSVGRKPYSARKGKGKGSTKGLRHVRSSSGYSSHNDETTFSISHAPSFNERIHPPTRFSDVSLRDFSDAEYDKGHKSRGMSKLTREAFQINV from the exons TTATCTCATGGGGGGGACTTTCTGGCAGTGGCGCCGACCTGCAAGGCCCTTTTTTTGTGGTCGAGCCGGCCCATCGGGTGGAATTCGGAGCGGCCACGGGTGGTCGCGTGGACTGCACCGGACACGGCAGCCCCCCGCCCGATATTGAATGGATTTTGGCTGATGGTACCGCAGTGCAACAG gtTCCCAATGTGCGTCTGATTTTCCCTAACGGCTCCCTGGTATTTCCCCCTTTCGGTAAGGAGCAGTACCGCCACGACACGCACACCGCCACCTATCGGTGCAAGTTAAAGAGTACCCTGGGAGTGGTTTACAGCAGAGAGGTGCACGTCAAAGCAG TGATCAAGCAGGATTACGACGTGCAAGTACACGACGAGTACGTTATTGCTGGCAACACCGCAGTCCTTAAGTGCAAGATTCCCAACTACGTGTCCGACTACGTCATGGTGACTTCCTGGGTGCAGGATGAAAGTGTCAACATCTACCCCAACACTGACATCGGGGGGAAATATGTGGTTTTGGCCAATGGGGATCTCTATATCAGTAATGCTGGACCTGGTGACGGGTACAAGAACTACGCTTGTCGGACTGTGCATCGATTGACTG GAGAATTGCAAACTTCCACATACCCAGGCAGAATCATCGTCACTGAACCTAAAGGCAATGTCCAGCCTCGAATCACTGTTGACAAATTTAATGCCAAACGCGCAGTCGTCGGAGATGATGTCACCCTTCCCTGCGTTGCGCAGGGTCACCCGGTACCCGGATACTATTGGAAAAAGGAGGAAGAAGGACAAATGGCACCGGTGCCGCTGGGCGAAAGAGTTGCCCTCTTAACCGCAGGTCTCCTTCGAATTTCAAAG ATACGTCTGGAAGATGGGGGGGTGTATGTGTGTTTTGCTAATAATTCGGCGGGAGAGGAAAGTGTTCGGGTTACCCTAGAGGTGACCTCCTCCCTTTCCGCCCACATTCAACCTCAAATGCTGGTGGTGGATGTGGGCAAAGATGCCAGTTTTCAGTGTGTGGTTAATGGAAATCCGGTAGCGCAGGTCAACTGGATGCACAATG GAAAGCCAGTGGCGGCAGACAACAGAGTAGAAGTGAAAAAAGACCCCCCTCGGCTTACAATAAAACAGCTGACAAAAGACGATAGGGGGATGTACCAGTGTTTTGCCTTCAATAACTGGGATCAGGCCCAAGGAACCGCAGAACTGGATATGGGAGACGCAGGACCggaattaatttattg GTTTGCCGAGCAAACTTTGCAGCCTGGGCCGATGGTTTCGCTAAAATGCGTCGCTTCTGGTAACCCTCCACCGCAATTTACTTGGGCCCTAGATGGGTTCCCTATTCCAGATAGTTCCAGATTTCTCGTGG GTCAATACGTTACCATCCAAGATGATGTAATCTCCCACGTCAACATCACAAACGTCAAAGCGGAAGATGGGGGTGAATATTCGTGTACTGCGCACAATAGCGTCGGAAAAGTGTCGCACAGCGCAAGGGTCAACGTGTATGGTCTGCCATTCATCCGAGAAATGCACAAAGTCATTGGAGTGGCCGGCACTTCATTGGTGGTTAAGTGTCCAGTGGCCGGATATCCTATTGAGACCATCACTTGGGAGAGAGAAGGACAGGTGCTGCCAGTAAACGC GAGGCAGCGAGTGTACCCTAATGGCACTTTATATGTTGCGCAGACACAGAGGAAGGAGGATGCGGGTACCTACACATGTCAAGCCCAAAATAGACAGAGAAATTCGGCCCGCAGGGATGTAGAAGTGCAGGTCATCG TTCCCCCGAAAATCCTGCCGATCAATCCCATGACTGACCTCCTCAGGGAAGGGATGAGAGCTGCCATAACCTGTCAAATCATGGAAGGAGACCTGCCCATCACCTTTAGTTGGGAGCGAGACGGAAAG CCAATCATAAACAACGCTGCGCTGGGCACAGCAATTCGTCGCATCGACGAATTCTCTTCGTCGCTGATCATAGACCAAGTTAGCTCTCAACACAGTGGCAACTACACGTGCGTAGCTAGCAACGTCGCTGGCAAGGAGAGATACATTGTTCCGCTCACTGTGAATG ttccTCCCAGATGGACGTCCGAGCCCTCAGACTCGAGCGTCGCCGCTGGACAGGACGCCATCATTCACTGTCAGGCGGACGGCTATCCGAAGCCGCTGATCACATGGAGGAAGGCTGTCG GGGAGCAACCGGGGGAGTACAAAGACTTCCACTACGAGCCCAACGTGCAACAATATCAGAACGGTTCGCTGGGTTTCACGCACATATCAAAGGAAAATGAGGGCCAGTACCTTTGCGAAGCCAAAAATAACATCGGGGCAGGTATCAGCAAGGTCATTTTCCTTAGGGTTAACG CACCCGCACACTTTGCACAAAAATCCAAACAAGTGCAAGTAGTCAAAGGAGAACAGGCGCACTTGCAGTGCGCAGCCACGGGAGATACGCCCATGATGATCAACTGGAAGGTGGGCGGGCAACACATATCCAAAGACG GAGACGGACGGTATTCTATTCGAGAGCAATCACTGGCGGATGGGATGGTCTCAGAGTTGG GCATAGAGCGCACCATTCGTCAGGATACCGGAATCTTCATATGCTCCGCCTCCAATGCATATGGGAGTGACGACATGAACATTCAGTTGATAGTACAGGAGATACCAGAAGCACCGCGTAATGTGCGAGTTGTGGACCAGCAATCGCGCTCTATCGGCATCACTTGGACTTATCCCTACGCGGGAAACAGCCCTATTACCAATTACATCGTTCAATACAAACCGGGAGCAG AGGTTTGGCCTAATCAGCCATCCAAAGTCACCGCCCCTGGGGCTCAAACTAGCGCTACAATCTCGAATCTAAGACCTGCGCAAGTGTATCATTTACGGGTTTTAGCAGAGAACCGCCTGGGACTCAGTGAACCTAGTCAGACGGTCCAAGTGAATACTTTGGAGGAGG TCCCCAGTGGTGCCCCCGTGGATATTAGAGCGGAAGCCAAGACCTCCACAGAGTTGGTAGTTACGTGGGAGCCTCCAGTAAGGGAGACTTGGAATGGGAATTTACTGGGTTACCACGTAGGGTACCAAGAGATGGATGAGGAGACTAATAGTGTTACTCAGAGTTACGTGTTCAAAAGCGTAGAGGTGCGGCCTCATTATGGAGGAGAGGCAGTTCTGCAGGGGTTGTCTAAGTTCTCTACTTACAGCATCATTGTTCAG GCTTACAACAGCAGAGGTTCGGGTCCGGCCAGCGCTCCGGTTACAGCACGCACCCTTGAAGACGCCCCCACTCTCCCGCCCGAAAATGTCCAATGCTCTGTCTTAAATGCTCAAAGTTTGCACATATCGTGGGAGCCCCCGCTCCCCGTGGGACGCAACGGCGTCATTCAGGGTTATAAAGTCACTTATCACTCAGTGGGTGAGTGGTATG ATAACGATGACCAGCAAACTAAAATCATCAGCCAGCTGCGTACTACTATTTCGGGACTGCGCAAGTTTACCAATTACAGTATGACAGTATTGGCATACACGGGAAGCGGTGACGGTGTCAGGTCGTCACCCGTTTATTGTCAAACTGAGGAAGATG TGCCTTCGGCACCTGCACAAATTAAGGCCGTGCTGAGCGCCCCTAATAAAATCTTGGTGTCATGGCTGCCCCCTAAATTTAGCAATGGCCCCCTGACTGGCTATACTTTTTATATGAGTATAATGGAGGATGGTCAGGAAGAGGGAACTCACAAGAGGGCACTCAGTCCACAGACGGAAATGCACGAAGTAGTGCGCGGACATGAGACCAATACTCTGCAGTTCTGGGTCACTGCCTCCACTAGG ATTGGAGAGGGGGAGAGCACACGCGTAATCACGGTCACGCCCTCCAAGAATGTACCTGCCAAAATTGCCTCTTTTGGTAGAGAAGTGGTCAGTGCatggaaacaaaacatttatcTGCACTGTAAGAGAGTTGGGATTCCGCTGCCCAATGCTGTATGGAAGTTGAACGAAATGCCTCTGGAAGTTGGCGGGAGGCGGGGAATTCTGCCTAATGCCACGTTG GTTATTAAAGATATTCAGAACGTGGATCAGGCCAACTATTCATGTGCTGTGGAAAATCAATATGGTAAAGACGAGATTGTATATACATTGAAGGTGCTGGTGCCGCCGGAAGCGCctattttaaatgttgtgGAGGCTTTTACCGACAGTTTACAACTGCG CTGGGTCGATCAAGGCAACGGTGGTTCCCCTATCTTAGGCTACGTAATCAACTACAAAAGAGATAGAGGGGACTGGGAGGAACTGCAAATCCCCGCCCGAACTGACGAACACATGCTCCGTAACCTATGGTGCGGCAGCAG GTACCTCCTCTACATCACTGCCTTCAATCGAATAGGCACTGGACTACCTTGCGACATCGTCACTGCGCATACTAAAGGAACAG TTCCAGTGCAGCCGAAGCAGTCACAAATGCTGACCATGAACGCCACCGTCGCCACCGTATGGTTAGATTCATGGGGTGACGGAGGTTGTGGTATTTTGCATTTCGCAATTTTTTATAG ACCGATGAGACACAACTCCTGGACAACTGCGGCCAATCACGTAAAACCAACAGAGAGAATTTACAGTATTGTCGATCTCTATCCGGGAACTGAATACCAAATGAAGGTGACTGCACATAATAATGCGGGCGACACTGAGGCCTTGTACAATTTCACTACTTTGACATTTGCAGGAG ttGTTCCAGAACTGTCACCTCCTGTGAGCCACTCGGGAGATCAATCGTTTTATCTCAACGCCAAACTGTTGGTTCCGATGGTGTCCTCGATTGTCATTTCGGTTGCCATTTTTGTGGCGTTGCTGTACCGTCGTA AGCGTCTCTCGGAGCGCAACACGCAGAATCACTCGATGGGGGAGTCGCCCACTATTGCTCAGATTCAGAACAAACAAAACCGCGACCAGCAGTATCTAGCGGTACGAGTAGGGCGTGGTCCTCAACCCTTGGAGGTGGAAGATCCTTACAAACCCGAGTCGTCCGACTACATCGAGGACATCTGTCCGTACGCCACATTCCAGTTGTCCAAACCGACGTACAGTGAAAGTTCGTATAGCGGGAACGTGTACAGCGGACCGTACCACTCGGTACGCGGCTCTTTTGTTTATCATGACGTAAAACCACCACCTAATGATAAGTTTAAGTTAGGACAC AACAAAGAGCCCGAGTACACGAAAGTGAGGAGAAAAGGAGGGGGAAGACTGAGAGATCCGCATTCGGAAAGTCAAG AGTCTGATAACCTGGGCAGCACCGACTCAGAAGTGAAGAAGATATTAACTCTCCACCTGCCTATTTCAGAGTACGACACACTCGGATCAGACTCGGACGGCGACGCACGCGCCGCCAGTCAGGAGTTGGTCTCGTTCGGACATCGTATGAGAG GCGGGACCGAGGGCTCATCTACGTCATCGGAATCGCCTCCTTCGGGGAGCGTGGGGCGTAAGCCCTACAGTGCACGCAAGGGCAAGGGAAAGGGGAGTACGAAGGGTCTGCGGCACGTGAGGTCGTCCAGTGGGTACTCCAGTCACAACGACGAAACTACGTTCAGTATATCGCACGCCCCCAGTTTCAACGAAAGGATTCACCCGCCCACTAG ATTTTCTGACGTGAGTCTGCGCGACTTTTCGGACGCCGAATACGACAAAGGGCACAAGTCCAGGGGCATGTCCAAACTGACAAGAGAGGCGTTTCAGATCAACGTATGA